The following coding sequences lie in one Fusarium poae strain DAOMC 252244 chromosome 1, whole genome shotgun sequence genomic window:
- a CDS encoding hypothetical protein (BUSCO:10864at5125), translating into MNGSTGSSFNPSRLTKAAAAEYSSSASESEDERLAPGLDADDDFGDFNPRKRRRTGRNNKEKAALGIFGSDSEDDGPARKWKRTTLRNKGMNFVSTGAGSEKEDDEEDSDDNRPMIGSAMDQDEDEEDEDEGNTRGIGLGFAGVARGFAQNDTQNSSRSASAEAPSRPAFRTRFDGKNPLGMGFVPSSANDPVLKNTRDDGSPTPRNKPQPSAFSAKGKTNPKSFGARMMAKMGYEEGKGLGKEGQGRNVIIEANLRPQGIGLGAVKEKSEQERKEEKRQAQLRGEEVVDSDEEEKKKRKRAKKKSLGGAFDSAASTPRRQKPKYLTAEELKATAPGLHIPDAFAPILDMTGPGSKMLTSTSGIMTPTTGTATPESTEVIEARKLVKRAQADLLAFSDEWKSLQERKTWIDLELKEKEQEMDDLRSDFERLQVFSELVSGELATADWDQLIACLHKALELKATTSEIADIAVAAIHPFLREAEWDLLQEPTRFASGLKELLPLLMPATSDGKTVGKWDSLSVDTDDIYRRHHKSTTPYESMMYKNWLPKALTAVRSWDVMDPTPMLSVMEAWHDLLPVFVRAQFIDNIVRKLETAVSDWNPKSKRQSHHLPHIWLFPWLQYLPSYHLDPRGTGLVADVRRKFRQLIDVWEFKKGELPGLKDWKGVLGDQWRPLVMSHVLPSMGKYLSRNFTIEPSDQEPTLPVLMGVLDWRYILGRRVVAEVLLQHMFPTWHKILVEWLSRDEVDLGEVAEWYGWWRGGVLKELAEVNSVKAEFDKGMRVMTKAVAGA; encoded by the coding sequence ATGAACGGCTCAACAGGATCCTCGTTCAACCCCTCGCGTCTAACGAAAGCCGCTGCGGCCGAATATTCTTCATCAGCATCCGAATCCGAAGATGAACGTCTTGCGCCAGGCCTTGACGCCGACGACGACTTCGGTGACTTTAACCCTCGCAAGAGACGTCGCACAGGTCGTAATAACAAGGAAAAGGCAGCGCTAGGCATCTTTGGCTCCGATAGCGAGGACGATGGCCCAGCTAGGAAATGGAAGAGAACAACATTAAGGAACAAAGGCATGAACTTTGTTTCTACAGGCGCAGGCAGCGAGAaagaagacgacgaagaagatTCTGACGACAACCGCCCAATGATAGGAAGTGCCATGGATcaagacgaggatgaggaagacgagGACGAAGGAAATACCCGTGGCATAGGACTCGGCTTCGCAGGTGTCGCCCGCGGTTTCGCTCAAAATGATACCCAAAACTCAAGTCGAAGCGCAAGCGCCGAAGCACCATCCCGCCCAGCCTTTCGAACCCGATTCGATGGAAAGAACCCTCTCGGTATGGGCTTTGTTCCCTCATCAGCGAACGATCCAGTCCTCAAGAACACACGCGATGATGGTTCTCCAACACCACGCAACAAACCACAGCCCAGTGCATTTAGCGCAAAGGGCAAAACAAACCCCAAGTCTTTTGGTGCTCGAATGATGGCCAAGATGGGTTACGAAGAGGGGAAAGGTTTGGGTAAAGAAGGACAGGGTCGAAACGTCATTATTGAAGCAAACTTGCGACCACAGGGTATCGGTTTGGGTGCGGTCAAGGAAAAGTCGGAGCAGGAgcgaaaagaagagaagcgaCAAGCCCAGTTACGAGGAGAAGAGGTGGTTGATTcagatgaggaagagaagaagaagcgcaaaAGGGCAAAGAAGAAGTCCTTGGGAGGAGCATTCGACAGCGCTGCGAGTACACCACGACGGCAGAAACCGAAATATCTTACAGCAGAGGAGCTCAAGGCCACCGCTCCAGGTCTTCATATTCCAGATGCTTTTGCTCCTATTCTGGATATGACAGGGCCGGGCAGCAAGATGCTCACCTCGACAAGTGGCATCATGACACCCACAACGGGAACCGCAACGCCAGAGTCGACGGAAGTTATCGAGGCAAGAAAGCTCGTAAAAAGAGCGCAAGCAGATTTGTTGGCTTTCTCTGATGAGTGGAAGAGCTTGCAGGAGAGGAAAACCTGGATCGATCTGGAattgaaggagaaggaacAAGAGATGGACGATTTAAGATCAGATTTTGAAAGGTTACAGGTCTTTTCCGAATTGGTTAGTGGCGAGCTTGCAACAGCCGACTGGGACCAGCTTATCGCATGTCTACACAAAGCGCTTGAGCTGAAGGCTACGACATCAGAGATTGCCGACATTGCAGTCGCAGCTATCCATCCATTCCTTCGAGAGGCAGAGTGGGATCTTCTTCAAGAGCCTACCCGCTTCGCTTCAGGACTCAAAGAACTACTGCCACTCCTCATGCCAGCAACTTCCGACGGCAAGACTGTCGGCAAGTGGGATTCCTTGTCGGTTGATACAGACGACATTTATCGTCGCCATCACAAGTCAACAACCCCTTACGAAAGCATGATGTACAAGAACTGGCTCCCTAAAGCCCTTACTGCAGTCCGCTCATGGGATGTCATGGACCCAACGCCAATGCTGAGTGTCATGGAGGCTTGGCACGATCTTCTACCGGTCTTTGTTCGCGCACAATTTATCGACAACATTGTCCGAAAGTTAGAGACAGCGGTTTCAGACTGGAACCCCAAAAGCAAACGCCAGAGCCACCACTTACCGCACATTTGGCTGTTCCCCTGGCTTCAATACTTACCATCCTATCACCTCGACCCCAGGGGTACTGGTCTCGTGGCGGACGTTAGACGAAAGTTCAGACAACTCATCGACGTGTGGGAGTTCAAAAAGGGCGAACTACCGGGACTCAAAGACTGGAAGGGTGTCTTGGGCGATCAATGGCGACCTCTTGTCATGTCCCACGTCCTCCCCTCGATGGGTAAATACCTCAGCCGAAACTTCACCATCGAACCCTCGGATCAAGAACCTACGCTTCCAGTCCTCATGGGTGTACTGGATTGGCGATACATCCTCGGCCGGAGGGTTGTGGCCGAGGTGCTCTTGCAACACATGTTTCCCACCTGGCACAAGATACTCGTGGAGTGGTTGTCTCGTGACGAGGTTGACTTGGGTGAGGTTGCGGAATGGTATGGGTGGTGGCGAGGGGGTGTTTTGAAGGAGCTTGCAGAGGTGAACTCTGTAAAAGCAGAGTTTGACAAGGGGATGAGAGTTATGACAAAGGCCGTTGCAGGGGCGTAA
- a CDS encoding hypothetical protein (TransMembrane:4 (i121-142o177-197i218-244o264-280i)) gives MFRTSSRPLWQLAARASPRTSLPRASIAPLLRQQRAVYSSKSDQENPPPPKQPIDYEAERKRGQELLQSDPNHVSSKSSLSNTAGVQGPPKEEGMTNELKHDIGIVKDTFTFTDVPRESRILGLAGTLPYLGTSLSTVFLAWDLNKEIPTGNAFYDAIMVDHETAKYLLSVIEPLQLGYGAVIISFLGAIHWGLEYAEKSPSLQRTRFRYGMGLASSVIAWPTVMLPVEYALTTQFMAFVGLYFADSRAATKGWAPRWYGSYRFLLTAMVGFAIFISLIGRAKIKQGDAITAQGLSRNFSRDGIADHETDWSKLEEKEKERQRKKKAEEEKKAKEAEKKKKEEEKKKGKKGGNKEKKSDDKAKASEEGGDKKSEDKKGEDKDEGKESESESKGDDESESKDDDKKAESKDEGKDEGKDEGKDEGSKEESSDKQKDESENKDSEEESDKKEDKDEDKKDDKEEEKKDGKSEDKKDDSKDKKDDSKDDSKKDDSKDDSKKDKKE, from the exons ATGTTCCGCACCTCCTCTCGCCCCCTCTGGCAACTTGCCGCGAGAGCTTCACCTAGAACTTCTCTACCCCGCGCATCAATTGCACCTCTACTACGCCAGCAACGAGCTGTCTACTCGAGCAAATCCGACCAAGAGAATCCACCTCCTCCGAAGCAACCCATTGACTATGAAGCCGAGCGTAAACGTGGACAGGAGCTTCTCCAGTCTGACCCTAATCATGTATCGAGCAAGAGCTCACTCTCCAATACAGCCGGAGTCCAAGGGCCTCCCAAGGAGGAGGGCATGACCAACGAGCTCAAGCACGATATT GGTATCGTGAAAGACACCTTTACATTTACAGACGTACCCCGCGAGTCGCGCATCCTCGGTCTTGCCGGTACACTTCCTTACCTTGGAACATCACTTTCGACTGTCTTTCTAGCTTGGGACTTGAACAAGGAGATTCCCACAGGCAATGCTTTCTACGATGCCATCATGGTTGACCACGAGACTGCCAAGTACCTGTTGAGTGTCATTGAGCCTCTCCAGCTCGGATACGGTGCTGTCATTATCTCTTTCCTCGGAGCCATCCACTGG GGTCTCGAGTACGCCGAGAAGTCACCATCTCTTCAACGAACCCGTTTCCGTTACGGCATGGGTCTCGCCTCCTCAGTCATTGCGTGGCCCACTGTGATGCTCCCTGTCGAGTACGCTCTCACTACTCAATTCATGGCTTTCGTCGGTCTCTACTTTGCCGATTCTCGCGCCGCGACCAAGGGCTGGGCGCCTCGCTGGTACGGATCCTACCGCTTCCTCCTCACAGCCATGGTCGGATTTGCAATCTTCATTTCGCTCATTGGCCGAGCCAAGATCAAGCAGGGAGATGCTATTACAGCTCAAGGTCTAAGCAGAAACTTCTCCCGAGATGGCATCGCAGACCACGAGACCGATTGGTCAAAGCTTGaggaaaaggagaaggagcgtcagcgcaagaagaaggctgaagaagagaagaaggccaaggaggctgagaagaagaagaaggaagaggaaaagaagaagggtaAGAAGGGTGGtaacaaggagaagaagagtgatgacaaggccaaggcttCCGAGGAAGGTGGTGACAAGAAGTCCGAGGACAAGAAGGGTGAGGACAAGGACGAGGGTAAGGAGTCCGAGTCCGAGTCTAAGGGAGATGATGAGTCTGAGTCCAAGGACGATGACAAGAAGGCCGAGTCTAAGGATGAGGGTAAGGATGAGGGTAAGGATGAGGGTAAGGATGAGGGGTCCAAGGAAGAGTCATCTGACAAGCAGAAGGACGAGTCTGAGAACAAGGACTCGGAGGAAGAGTCtgacaagaaggaagacaAGGACGAGGATAAGAAGGACgacaaggaggaagagaagaaggatggcAAGTCTGAGGATAAGAAGGACGACTCCAAGGATAAGAAGGATGACTCCAAGGACGACTCCAAGAAGGATGACTCCAAGGACGACTCCAAGAAGGATAAGAAGGAGTAA
- a CDS encoding hypothetical protein (SECRETED:SignalP(1-16)~MEROPS:MER0000344): protein MLSFKILLALLPSALAQFTIDEVVEDNYIITLKPKVNETEIEQHIEWVDDIHTASLFRRGEDGVDKVWNSTFKGYCGEFDRNTIRKINQSEDVLAVEPVKKVTLTTVQRNAEWGLASISHRTTGSTEYLYDASAGNGMYAYLVDTGINTGHQDFQGRASNGYNAYPGVPFVDVNGHGTHCAGTIAGKVYGVAKRANLIAVKVFHTGSSTTAIVLDGYNWAVNNITNTPGRNQQSVISMSLGGGKSDAFNLAVEMAYRQNIHTVVAAGNDNVNANNTSPASAQNATTVGAIDRNNNRASFSNFGPLVDIFAPGVDIKSTWIGSDNATNTISGTSMACPHVAGLSLYLRAKEGLRTVKSVQDRIQQLATKNVIANAGTGSPNLLAYNGGIPSTATGGRRFREPHGRD, encoded by the exons ATGCTCTCCTTCAAGATCCTCCTGGCTCTGCTCCCCTCGGCCCTCGCTCAGTTCACAATTGACGAGGTTGTCGAGGATAACTACATCATTACTCTGAAGCCAAAGGTTAATGAGACTGAGATTGAGCAGCACATCGAATGGGTTGACGACATTCACACTGCGAGCTTGTTTCGTCGTGGTGAAGACGGCGTTGACAAGGTTTGGAACTCAACCTTTAAGGGGTACTGCGGTGAGTTTGATAGGAATACCATCAGGAAGATCAACCAAAGCGAGGAT GTCCTCGCCGTTGAACCGGTCAAGAAAGTGACTCTCACTACCGTTCAACGCAACGCTGAATGGGGGCTTGCCTCCATCTCCCATCGAACTACCGGTTCAACCGAGTATCTCTATGATGCATCTGCTGGAAATGGCATGTATGCTTATCTTGTCGATACCGGTATCAACACTGGTCATCAAGACTTTCAAGGTCGAGCCTCAAATGGCTACAATGCCTATCCCGGTGTTCCTTTCGTTGATGTCAATGGCCATGGAACACACTGCGCTGGTACTATCGCCGGTAAGGTATACGGTGTTGCCAAGAGAGCGAACCTTATCGCAGTCAAGGTCTTTCACACTGGTAGT TCAACAACTGCCATCGTTCTTGACGGGTACAACTGGGccgtcaacaacatcaccaacacGCCCGGGCGCAACCAGCAATCCGTGATCTCCATGTCCCTCGGCGGTGGCAAGTCCGATGCCTTCAACCTAGCCGTAGAAATGGCCTATCGTCAAAACATCCACACTGTTGTTGCAGCAGGCAACGACAACGTCAACGCGAACAACACATCACCCGCATCTGCCCAGAACGCAACCACGGTTGGAGCTATTGACAGGAACAACAACAGAGCCAGCTTTTCCAACTTTGGCCCCCTTGTGGATATATTTGCGCCTGGCGTTGACATCAAGAGCACATGGATCGGCAGTGATAATGCGACCAATACAATCAGCGGCACGAGCATGGCCTGTCCTCATGTTGCGGGTCTGTCACTGTACCTCAGGGCAAAGGAGGGACTGAGAACTGTTAAGAGTGTACAGGATAGGATTCAGCAGTTGGCGACCAAGAATGTGATTGCCAATGCAGGCACAGGAAGCCCTAATCTGTTGGCTTACAATGGAGGTATTCCCTCGACGGCAACAGGCGGCAGGAGATTCAGAGAACCTCACGGACGAGACTAG
- the CRP27_1 gene encoding 40S ribosomal protein S22 (BUSCO:54782at5125) yields the protein MVRTSVLSDALKTINNAEKAGKRQVLIRPASKVVVKFLELMQAEGYIGEFETLDDHRSGKIVVQLNGRLNKCGVISPRFNVRLGELEKWVVRLLPARQFGHIVLTTSSGIIVHETARRKHVSGKIIGFFY from the exons ATGGTTCGAACCAGTGTTTTGAGTGATGCGTTGAAGACCATCAACAACGCGgagaaggctggcaagcgTCAGGTCCTCATCCGCCCCGCCTCCAAGGTCGTCGTCAAGTTCCTTGAGCTTATGCAGGCAGAAGGTTATATCGGCGAGTTCGAAACCTTGGATGATCACCGCTCCGGAAAGATCGTCGTTCAGCTCAATGGCCG TCTGAACAAGTGTGGCGTCATCAGCCCTCGTTTCAACGTTCGCCTCGGTGAGCTCGAGAAGTGGGTGGTTCGACTCCTGCCTGCCCGTCAGTTTGGGCACATTGTCCTTACCACTTCTTCTGGCATCATTGTTCATGAGACGGCTCGCCGCAAGCATGTCTCAGGCAAGATTATCGGTTTCTTCTACTAG
- a CDS encoding hypothetical protein (BUSCO:11086at5125), whose protein sequence is MAEEEDFSSIPLPDRFTHKVWKVRKAAYEEATKQFEKSPDESHPCFRPFLNEPSLWNKAVLDTNVAAQQEAVTALCAFLKYGGRDCCLRTRNQTITPMVEKCLSSTRAVIKQNSIEAILLYIELDVPGPVIEDMLPGLNNKVPKNVAATFHALTQIYHNYGCKVVDPKPVLKALPKAFGAADKNVRAEATNLTVELYRWLREAMKPMFWSELKPTQQTDLEAQFEKIKAEGPPKQERLLRSQQEALAAAPEGGEDGEEGEAEGEDAEEMDAFDLAEPQDVSKKIPSNFTDQLASSKWKDRKEAVDALHAAINVPRIKETDFSEVCRGLAKCMKDANVAVVVQAAVCIDLLAKGLRKGFGKYRSTVMQPIMDRLKEKKASVADALGAALDAVFASTDLSECLEDIIAYLSNKNPQVKEGTMKFLIRCLRTTRDVPSKPEQATICEAGKKLLAESTAALRDGGAEILGTVMKIIGERAMLPHLEALDDIRKNKVKEFFEAAEVKAKEKPKPKAAAPAPKAAPAKKVMGGKKPLAKKPAPALAAAPVMPDEPLDPQPTPRAAPKLTKPGLGGLKKKTIGGPAPPGSPRRVPTGPVMPDDDEPAPPPQPRVGLSRGLAGRSLVKPAAPSPPMEPASPPPSSGLTAVERAEIEELRAANDRLTRQVEEMRQERSKFMSEIQELKNQNAGLIEDHTRDVLSIKAKETQLVRARSDAEATEQTNDRLRRELERLKKALSHADRFENAGSGMNSPRRLASPTHDDVYRDHGPPSVSRHRMSIASSMSEEKENGDHMAPPRNKFSPEMRYTGSGSSSGRGSPARGFRSARPYNDEEHVPTPTQRPMSSLPQPTGNGAESWRRAAEVTSQLKARIEQMKAKQGLARP, encoded by the exons ATGGCCGAGGAAGAAGATTTTAGCTCCATACCCTTGCCAGACCGCTTCACCCACAAGGTCTGGAAGGTCAGAAAAGCAGCATACGAAGAGGCTACCAAGCAATTCGAAAAGTCCCCCGACGAGTCACATCCCTGTTTTCGACCCTTTTTGAACGAGCCAAGCTTGTGGAATAAAGCTGTTCTCGACACAAATGTTGCCGCTCAGCAAGAAGCCGTCACCGCGCTGTGCGCTTTTCTCAAATATGGTGGAAGAGATTGCTGCTTAAGGACGCGGAACCAGACCATTACCCCAATGGTGGAGAAATGTCTCTCTTCGACCCGAGCCGTGATCAAGCAGAACTCCATCGAAGCTATTCTGCTCTACATTGAACTTGATGTCCCTGGACCTGTCATCGAGGATATGCTCCCTGGTCTGAACAACAAGGTCCCAAAGAACGTTGCCGCGACATTCCACGCCCTCACACAAATCTACCACAACTATGGCTGCAAAGTTGTCGACCCTAAACCTGTGCTCAAAGCACTCCCCAAAGCCTTTGGTGCTGCCGACAAGAACGTCCGTGCTGAGGCTACAAACCTGACGGTCGAGCTCTACAGATGGTTGAGGGAGGCTATGAAACCCATGTTTTGGAGCGAGCTCAAGCCTACCCAGCAGACTGATTTGGAAGCACAGTTCGAAAAGATCAAGGCCGAGGGCCCACCCAAGCAAGAACGTCTGCTCCGATCCCAACAAGAAGCTCTTGCCGCTGCCCCGGAAGGTGGTGAGGATGGCGAGGAAGGCGAAGCAGAGGGAGAGGATGCCGAAGAAATGGATGCTTTTGATCTGGCCGAGCCTCAAGATGTTAGCAAGAAGATTCCGTCCAACTTCACCGACCAGCTTGCTTCCTCGAAGTGGAAGGACCGAAAAGAAGCCGTTGACGCTCTGCACGCGGCAATCAACGTCCCCCGCATCAAGGAAACTGATTTCAGTGAGGTCTGCCGAGGCCTGGCCAAGTGCATGAAGGACGCAAACGTTGCTGTCGTTGTTCAAGCCGCCGTTTGTATCGATCTTCTCGCAAAGGGCCTCCGTAAGGGCTTTGGTAAATACCGCTCCACAGTTATGCAGCCCATCATGGACCGcctcaaggagaagaaggcttcgGTAGCCGACGCTCTTGGAGCCGCCCTGGACGCCGTTTTTGCCTCAACCGACTTGTCTGAGTGTCTGGAGGATATTATCGCCTACCTTAGCAACAAGAACCCCCAGGTCAAGGAGGGTACCATGAAGTTCCTGATTCGCTGCCTACGAACAACACGAGATGTGCCCAGCAAGCCGGAGCAAGCCACCATCTGTGAAGCTGGTAAAAAGCTTCTGGCTGAGTCCACCGCTGCTCTTCGAGATGGTGGTGCCGAGATTCTCGGTACGGTCATGAAGATCATTGGCGAACGCGCCATGTTACCCCACCTGGAGGCTCTGGACGATATTCGCAagaacaaggtcaaggagttTTTCGAGGCTGCCGAAGTCAAAGCTAAGgagaagcccaagcccaaggctGCTGCCCCTGCACCCAAGGCCGCTCCAGCTAAGAAGGTTATGGGTGGAAAGAAGCCCCTTGCCAAGAAGCCAGCTCCCGCCCTTGCCGCTGCTCCTGTGATGCCTGACGAGCCTCTCGATCCTCAGCCTACGCCTCGAGCAGCCCCTAAGCTTACGAAGCCTGGACTCGGTggattgaagaagaagacaattGGAGGTCCCGCTCCTCCTGGCTCTCCTCGTCGAGTACCCACAGGACCTGTCATgcctgacgatgatgaaccagcccctcctcctcagccACGTGTTGGTCTCTCTCGTGGTCTTGCTGGACGCTCTCTTGTCAAGCCTGCCGCGCCCTCACCTCCCATGGAACCTGCCTCGCCACCCCCATCTAGCGGTCTTACTGCTGTGGAACGAGCCGAGATTGAAGAGCTTCGGGCAGCCAACGACCGACTGACCCGCCAAGTTGAAGAGATGCGACAAGAACGCAGCAAGTTTATGTCGGAGATTCAAGAACTTAAGAACCAGAATGCTGGCTTGATTGAGGACCACACTCGTGACGTGCTGAgtatcaaggccaaggagacTCAGCTGGTTCGCGCAAGAAGCGACGCAGAGGCTACCGAACAGACCAACGACCGCTTGAGACGTGAACTGGAAAGACTTAAGAAGGCTTTGAGTCACGCTGACAGATTCGAAAATGCCGGAAGCGGTATGAACAGCCCTCGTCGCCTTGCTTCGCCCACACACGACGACGTTTACCGAGATCACGGACCACCATCTGTCAGCCGTCATAGAATGAGCATAGCTAGCAGCATGtctgaagagaaggaaaacgGCGATCACATGGCACCACCTCGTAACAAGTTTAGTCCAGAGATGCGATACACCGGAAGCGGAAGCTCATCAGGTCGTGGATCGCCAGCACGAGGTTTCAGAAGTGCACGACCATACAACGATGAAGAACATGTACCAACACCCACCCAACGGCCGATGTCATCACTACCTCAACCAACAGGTAACGGTGCTGAGAGCTGGAGGAGAGCAGCCGAAGTGACGAGTCAATTGAAGGCTCGAATTGAGCAGATGAAG GCCAAGCAAGGACTCGCTCGACCTTAG